DNA from uncultured Ilyobacter sp.:
ACTTTGATGATGATGACGGATTAATTTTTAGCTCTGGTACCTGGGCAATCTCTGAAGACGGGACACTATATTCAACTGGCGGATGGAATGGATATGTGTTCATGGAAAACCCTTATTCAGAATATACAATAGAGACGACATCAACTTTACTTAATTCTTACAATGGTTACGGTTTATTTATCCAATCTGATGAAGATGGTTCAGGATATATACTTCAGTTTGATTGGGGTCTCAATGCAATAGTAATAAAAGAGCGTGATTCATATGGAAATGAAATTTCTAGTTCTACTCAATACATACTTAATGGTAACGCTGACGGTAACGAATACATGGACTTTAACGATGAAGATTACGATGGATGGTGGACAGACGAGCACGATATATCTGTCAGCGTGACCAGTAACGGTGACGGGACAAATTCTGTATCAGTAAGCATTGACGGTGAAGAGATAACAGATGAAGATATCATAATCGACGAGAGTACCTCTGATACTAACTACACAGGATTTAGGTCTTGGGGTGAGGCAGA
Protein-coding regions in this window:
- a CDS encoding type II secretion system protein, with protein sequence MKKGFTGIELMIVVAIISLMSAIALPKFADIRSESKIANVSGNLANLNTAISLYKLKNESYPDLVGNEDDLGDFTDVYSKSKMPDTPSYSGGSKSNTVYSSRSNTGGWLYIESDGAIYANLEDGTYSGDADTEIWSGESGTSNSITYDFDDDDGLIFSSGTWAISEDGTLYSTGGWNGYVFMENPYSEYTIETTSTLLNSYNGYGLFIQSDEDGSGYILQFDWGLNAIVIKERDSYGNEISSSTQYILNGNADGNEYMDFNDEDYDGWWTDEHDISVSVTSNGDGTNSVSVSIDGEEITDEDIIIDESTSDTNYTGFRSWGEADVEVESLSITEI